DNA from Centroberyx gerrardi isolate f3 chromosome 20, fCenGer3.hap1.cur.20231027, whole genome shotgun sequence:
tgagattaaaaaaaagcttgtgttttacctcactacacacacacacacacactcccacaggTAACACAAGAACTGTTACTACAGTATATCTGCCACACCGGCATTGAGTGTTTCCTGCATGCGCTGCAAATTCAATCAATTCTTTGTAAATTAGATCTAAGGACATCCACAGCGGGGCCTTCTCTCGTCCATTAATATTGACAAgtcagggatggagagaaagccACATAATGTTCAACTGAGTGTCTTCCATTTTGAAGGCTGGAGAACATCAAAGAGGATTGTGACTGCCACCAGGGAATATGATTGGTCCTGCCTTTCTAATACATATTGATACAGATGTGGAAGAAGGAATAATTGGTGCCTCTcccccccttttctttcttctacgACAGTGCTGGAAGCTGGCTGTTATTTGTGTTTGGGAATAGCTCTGTTGGAAAAGCCCTGAAATAGCCCAGGGCCACACTGCTATTTCAAAAAGCCACAGAGTTCAATGAAAATAGAAGGGTTTTTTGCCCTGGGAGAGAACAAACCGTTTGCTCTCGCAGGAGCCGTTTTCTTGAAGCAGTTTGTTTCAGAACTGGGGGATTTATGCTTTGCAAGCATTATGAGGAGGAACGGCTGGATGTAGCCAAGCACATCTGGATTGGATTGCACACAGTGAGAATCAGTTGCTGGGTTACTAGCCGAGTGCTCGTCAGACAGTGGCCATGTTTGGGACACTCGGTTTATGCTGTTGTCCAACCATGTTGTAAGTTTATGTATCGGATCTGGCAAGGCTTTCGGTGAGAGAGACCACTTGTTAGAGAAGCCTTTGGCCAAGACAAACAAGTCGACAGGCAGCTCTAAATATGGTCATAATTCCCATTGAGAGAAGTTCAGCTCCTTATATGAGCAGTTCAGtctgtacgagtgtgtgtgtgtgtgtgtgtgtgtgtgtgtgtgtgtgtgtgtgtgtgtaagagagagagagagaagggaggaggagagagcatgTATATGCACAAGGTTCTCACCACATGGTCGTACCAGAAGTGTGAATCATCAGGGGCAGAAGTGACcgcagggatgaagagaggcagAGTCAACCAGTTATGTTTAGGTTTAATATGTCTACAACTCAACCAGCCTAACTGTGATCACCGCTGACGTGTAAAGCAGTGTGCAAATCCAATCCAAACAGCTGTCTACCAGAATGAAAAGTACAACTGATGAGAAGTTCAAACATTAGGGACCAATACAGATACTAGTATTGAATATTGGGGTGATATCAGACTGAAAAAGAATAGCAGAGTTAGAGAACTTTCTCAATTCCTCGACCTGTTACCAAGACATGGAAATCAAAGAAAAGTGACttgattttctgtctttttcataCATAAAAGGCTTTTGATCTGTCTAAGGGAGAGAAATTGACTGTATTACCGACTAATGGCCCAAAACTAACGATTAGTTAGTATCAGCAGTGAAAAAAGGTATCAGTGTATCCatggtaaaaaacaaacaaacaaacaaaatccaacCTCAGCAGCAGCTTGACTACTAAAACTAATACAGTCCTCGACCAGAAGTTCAGACATCCTCTTACATACTCTGGTTTGGTTTTTAGTCACACATTAAAGAGACTTGTCCACAATGATGTCATGCAGCTGGAAAGCCGAACACTTGAGAGAGTTTAGTTTCTGGACAGCTTCCACTTTGGCATGGCATTagtgatggaggggggggggctggaatTTAGATATCAGTTGCCAaacactcttcctcctctgcttcctttTCATACTGGCATGTCTGGATATTCTGGATACGAACGCAGAAATGTTTGTGCTCTAATAACTTCAacatgttactgtgttatttCTGGATTATGCCGATTCCGACTGTCCTGTCTTCTGACTGATGGGTGTCTGAGGACGCTCCTTCGCTGTCCTTCATGTTGTGTCTTGATATGTGTTGGCTGAGTTGCTGCTGCGTTATTGGTCACTgaggctgtctgtctctcctcaggaGTGCCTGACCCACCTAACTACCCTCTCAGTCCTCGTATTGTTGTGTTTGGTACGtaattgtctgtctgtgtgtttgtctgtgtgtttcagtcatCTTCTCGTCTGTCCTCGTCTTGCCTACATATGTCCTGTCTATCATTCTGTCATGTGTTTTCCACCTCATCTCTATTGCATGGTTTTCAACTCCATTCCTGCGCTTGCTTTTTTAAATATCTCACGTATCTAACAAACTGATAACTCTGAGAAATGTACAGTTTCATTATGGAGTAGGAAACCATCTTGAATTCCCACCACAAACCCAACCAGAACCTAATCTTGAATCATAACTCTAAGCACACTTCCATTACTTTCATTCTATTACATGTAATCTGTTTTCCGCTTCTGTTTCTGGCCCATTTtctctgtgtctatctgtctgtctgtcactctgtctgtctttcactttctctctctctctctctctctctctgtctctctctctctctctcccctccagatGCCCTCCTTGCTGACCTGGAGAACACCGGCTCTCCTCTAGCCAGGTGTCCCGtcctgctgacctctgaccccccacCAACCGCTGATTCTACTGCTGTTCCCTCCCAGGACACTGCCCAGGCCCGGCCGCCGCCCCCCGCCTACACCCCCCAGCAGGTAGAGGATCACCAGCCATGGATGCATTGATACCAATTTCTTCATTGCCAATACCGATTCTGAGTATCTGCCAATTGCTTTGAGTATCTGCCGATTGTTTGCACTGATCTGATACAGACTCCATTTTGCTCTTTATTAACCGCACAGCTGTTAATATGCCAGTTGTATGGATGCACTCTGCTTGAGCTCATTCTCATCTTATTTAAAAATAGTAAACACTCATGTTcaagcagagaaacaaagaCTCCACTCCCATTGAATGAGAATAAGGGATGCAGAGCCTACAACAATTTTGCCACACACACTATTTCCTAATATTGACTTACATTTATATAAACACTTTTTTCACAACTTAACTTTAGCAGcatatttgaatatataaattcaCATCTATAGCATGAAAGCTTGATCAATTTATGTCAGTGGATCAGATAATAACTTGAATTTTTTCCAGTATTTGATCTAGGTCAATATCGTCTTGATGCTCTGTGTCTGAGCCCATAACAGTGCCTGTTATATGACAAAACAAAGATAATGTCCAGTAACAAATTAGACTCATTAACTGCAACCAGCAAGATCTAATTTGTTCCCGTCTAATTCCTGGGAAGAGATTATTATCTTCCATGGAGAGTAGCTGCTGTAGATAAGGATTTGGAGCTGCTCTCTTCACAGTATCGATTGCTGCTGCGTTTCTTTCATTactgtcatttcattttgttcatcaggtTCATGCCCATGTTGTCTGTCTTCATGATGGCTGGGGCAGACAGACATGCTGCAGCATCAGGACTGGGAATCAAAAACCAATTCCAGTTCTGAATTAGATAGCAGTAAATGGCTGCATTTCTGCTGTCACTCTGGTTATTCAGTTACATTTTTGTGgagaatttttttcattttttgaatcTATAATACATAGATCTTAAAGCTAAAAcaaatttgcttttatttaaaaaatctctAAAACTTTCTTccaaaaatgtgaatgtgaattgaTAAAATCCAGACAGTAACCAAGCCTAGGGAGCATACTGAAGCAACATAACTAGAGAAATTGATGACATCATTAGTCTGGCATCATGAGTGTTTCTTGGAAGGACGACAGGTGGTGACATGCCCAAAACTGACTGTAGCAACAGGTGATTGTGATGTTTAGTTAGTGTAAAATCCTAATCTCACTTTCAGTTTTGTGATTGTGTAATTTAAATCACTCTGGGTTTTGTGACTACCTCAGTAAAATCAGTTTCTCATTGTTTCTACCTTTGGAAAAGACTTTGGAGTTGTTCTCAAATCAAGAGTGAACTGTCCAAGGACACGCGAATATCTGCTGTGAATTCATTTTTAGGGTGGATTCTCCTTTTAAAACCTCTTCCTTGTTATTAAGGTTGACTCTTCATCTTctgttttgtctctcagactGTTTCCGCTGCAATGAAGTCCAACGGCTCTCAGAGCTCCAACCCAGACAAACTATACAGGTAACGCCCCCTGATTCTGAACCCCTATTACATGATGTCTTAGGTGAATCAAGTCTATACCGTAGTTCTCTTTAGATTAATCAGTTAATCTCTTTCTAcatatggtatggtatggccAATATGGAATAGATCTCTGTGAATATGAGAGTTTTCTTGACATTTTAGATAAGAGAGAAATGGCCAAAGCCtctcagtgtgtttgcatgggaAAATatctgtacaaacacacatggagtTGATATCAGTTGATATCAACTGATATCATCATCAATAGAACCAGGACATATTGTAGGGTTTTTTCACAATTGTCATTGAGTTACACAATAACTAATGGTCTCTGTTCAGGATTTGAAGAAAGGGACAACATCTGATACCCTGGAAGTAACCAACCAAACTGTTGATTTGAGGGTTTTTGTCAGGCTGAGATTAGTTCTTTATTTGTAATTAGAGTGGGAAGCGTGTCTTGAGAACTATTTCTGCATTCTGTACAAGCTGAAGATGAGAGACTGATTTTTGACTAAGGCCCATGTAAAGGGAGGTACAGCAGTTTAAATGAGATTATATAAAAGAGAATCGCCTTCTCCAACTCCAAGTCTCCGGTCGAGAATAAAAACACCTCGATTTTTGATATAGTGCTCAACTGGAAGAAACAGGACTGTGTTAATTGGGTTAATTTCGTACATTAAGAGGTtcttcactgtctgtctgtctgtctgtctgtctgcctgtctgtctgtctgcctgtctgtctgtctgtctgtctgtctgtctgtctgtctgtctgtctgtctgtctgtctgtctgtctgcctgcctgtctgtcctacAGCACAGTGTGTAAGCCACGCTCCCCCCGCGCAGCAGACCCTCCTccagccttctcctcctcctcgctgttGGGAGGAGGGCTGAGTGAACTGGACcacctgctgcaggagctgaACGCTACTCAGTTCAACATCACaggttggagtgtgtgtgagtgtgtgtgtgtgtgtgtgtatagcatTTCCCTGTGTCTAACTCTGAGGTGAATCTTTTCTGAATTACTCTTTTTTGTTGACAGATGAGATCTTGGCCCAGTTCCCTTCCACTAAAAAGGATGAGAGGGACAAGATTAAGGACAAGGCCACAACCCCGTCCTCCAGGTAACCACTCTTTGATTAATTTAGTCTTATCTAAAAAGTGAACTAACATTTTCACCGTGGCTACCAAAGGTGAAAATTTAAGCTGCTTACATTAGGTTTTGGCAGTAGGGCTGTGTAATAattcacaaaataaataaattaattagaaAGTCTAGATCACTATGATTCTTGCATTGTCCACATTGTAAGAGAGAAAGCTGTTTAGGATGGTCAAAACAAGATATTCCTGTGTTCTGCAGAATCACTGGGCTACAAATCAAGTTATGCACTAGTCTTTATTTCATTAAATTTAAACAAATATTAAGCATTAAAAACTGTCTCCACGTGTATCATAATTTAATTGCAAtactcaacaacaaaaaaaggaatatgATTTTTATTACACTGTGGAgtacaatataatgtaatatataataattgtgatatatatactgtataatatataGCCCTATTGGCAGGTTTGCAGTATATAGAGGGACATTGTACTGCCAAAAGCAGCATTTTCTTTTAGTGACTATCACAGCTGATTTACAGCAATATATCAGTGAGGAAAAGTTCACAGCTCTtttaatacatacagtattattGGTATTTTACACAGAAATCTACTTGTGCAAGCTTTAGATTTTCAAAGATAGATAGTTTTGCAATCTGTGTGCACACCAACAGCTGTAAACATACATTTAATTAACAATATACAGAACTTGCCTAACTGGGTTCAACTATTCAACTATCAAATATTTGATTTAAGGCAAGATATTTTTTTAGATTAGATCCATTGAAACtgtaatgatccctgtggggaagtTGTGTATTTTGTGCGTGTGTCAAAACAAGAACCGTCTCTCTTGTATTCCAGTTCAGCGAAGCCTTCGGCGACCTCAGCCACACTGGAACTGGACAAACTCATGGCCTCTCTGTCCGACTTCAGGGTCCAGAGCACAGTAAGAGTCCACACAACTGCATGAAAGTGACGCATTGTGCCGAAACCTGTCTACTGCTAAACTGATTCATACCCACAGTTGCGTTCAAGATACGATTGCCAGAGCATAGTGGGGTTTTTTTACCGTTTGTTCCCAGCTGCTGCAGGCTTCAGCAGGGCTTACATCGATTCATGGTGGATTCACAAAAACATTCACTTGACCTCACGATGACAACACTGTTACTGTGCAGCCTGGCCACAGTGCATGCATGGAGGAATAAATCAGTCAGCAGATATAGCCTGAAgatgaaaattagtgttggtgcaGACAGAGATTTTCCAACAGCAAAAAATAGCTTCAGATAGCTTTAAATCAGAGCTATAGATCTACATTTGATATGCCGTATAATCTAGTAGGGTCagtatttggatagtccaacgTTGAGgtttagggttacatagtctagAGATGCACcaacactttgttgaacatctacttgtATCAACACTGGATTAAAGTGTTACCTCCAGTAGTTCTCCCTTTAGTTCTCTCCATTCCCTTTCCCTTAGGTTCATGGGAATGGAGTACTAAGCACCAGTTAGTTGCTTATAAACTTTGAGGCTGACAGTGGGCATGGTGTCAGTAAGCTATTGTGCCTTTAACTATGCCTCATTATGTATTAcatgtgttctctctctctctctctctctctctctctctctccctctctctctctctctctcatctctctcttcctttctttctcctctgtctgcatTCTCCCACTCACCACACATTTCATCACTGTACTCCACACACCCACAagtgtatcacacacacactcatatcttTACATCAAAGGCCTCACAGCCTCTTTCTTCCAGGAAGGTTCATTTCAGTCGATGTGTAAGCTCTTGGCGAATTGAAATCCCAGAGACGGATGTGTCACGTATCATCtgttccttctcttctcccagCCAGCTGCACCTGTCAGTCCAGTGGTCACCGCGCCGCAGCAGCCCGCCGCACCGCCGCAAGCCTCATCTGGCGGCTCATTGGACAGCATGCTGGGGCTCCTCCAATCAGACCTGAGCAGACAAGGAGTTCAAACGTCCTCTAAGGGCAACTGCTCAGCCTGTCAGAAGCCGGTTGTAGGGCAGGTGAGTTTGACCTTTGTACGTCAAAATGAGTCTACAAGGTAGAGACGGTCTGTgtagacaaagagaaacatccgcaaaaaaaacatttgtctcACAGACAAGCTACTGACAACTCAGTTGTACAAAACCTGTTGATAAAAACGTTCTCAAGTTGCAGTTGCAATAATCATTGTTTTTGGTACTGATATGAATACCTTTTATATCCAGACAAGCAACTATATGATGGAAGTGAAATTGTTGTCGTATTACATAAAATGAATGTAATATGTGTTCAATTTGCCGTTGAACACTTTGCATTACACCAGTTATTGTATGAATGGCTTTATTTCAAATTGCTATATAtttgttttagaaaaaaaaattgtggcCTGATATTTATTGAGCaaattcctgaatttccccaaggggattaataaagtgctatcttatcttatctttcgGATATGCAGATGATTAtattcttaatttttttttatattttgtaagTATAGTCCACAAGATAGCTACTTCAAAACTAttccttaaagctgcaccaggcaagattGTAATGTAAAAGTACATCTGTTTTATCATCCTCAAAGACAatgtggggctgcaatagagaagaccATTTCATCCCCCCTAATTTAAACCCTATAGATTCGCCcagtttgcccaaatgaaattctggtgttgggtatggacactggAGGGAAATCTTCTCTGTTAGCAGGAGGTGATGAATTGAAATTtaggagggaaatacaaactgtccgtccagagaaagcttgactcaccaacattagatcttttgcctctcttgtctctttggtataaagcgtcACAGACCGGCCAGAGTTGTTAAACATGAGTATGCTGTTTGTAGTTTTCAaccagttacctctcgctgccctttggagccgccaacatgcaaagtttcctagtgcagctttaatgagtTTCACCTTCATGTCAGCAATAATTTTACGAGAGGAAGTGTATCATCTTTCAAATGGAGGATATCCCACTTGGGAGGAAGCTCTTCGTACATAAACCCGCTGACTGACCTTTAACTGTTTCCCGTCCAGGTGGTGACGGCTCTGGGGCGAGTGTGGCACCCAGAACACTTTGTGTGTACGGAGTGTGAGACGGAGCTGGGCAGCCGGAACTTCTTTGAGAAGGACGGACGGCCATACTGCGAGTCTG
Protein-coding regions in this window:
- the LOC139909034 gene encoding transforming growth factor beta-1-induced transcript 1 protein-like isoform X2, giving the protein MDDLDALLADLENTGSPLARCPVLLTSDPPPTADSTAVPSQDTAQARPPPPAYTPQQTVSAAMKSNGSQSSNPDKLYSTVCKPRSPRAADPPPAFSSSSLLGGGLSELDHLLQELNATQFNITDEILAQFPSTKKDERDKIKDKATTPSSSSAKPSATSATLELDKLMASLSDFRVQSTPAAPVSPVVTAPQQPAAPPQASSGGSLDSMLGLLQSDLSRQGVQTSSKGNCSACQKPVVGQVVTALGRVWHPEHFVCTECETELGSRNFFEKDGRPYCESDYFTLYSPHCAHCNKPILNKMVTALDKNWHPECFCCVKCSRAFGEEGFHDREGQQYCQQCFLTLFASRCQGCSQPILENYISALNSLWHPQCFVCRECYCPFVNGSFFEHEGQPLCEAHYHQSRGSVCQACQQPILGRCVTAMGAKFHPHHLVCHFCLKPLSKGCFKEQENKPYCHPCFIKLFG
- the LOC139909034 gene encoding transforming growth factor beta-1-induced transcript 1 protein-like isoform X1, which codes for MDDLGVPDPPNYPLSPRIVVFDALLADLENTGSPLARCPVLLTSDPPPTADSTAVPSQDTAQARPPPPAYTPQQTVSAAMKSNGSQSSNPDKLYSTVCKPRSPRAADPPPAFSSSSLLGGGLSELDHLLQELNATQFNITDEILAQFPSTKKDERDKIKDKATTPSSSSAKPSATSATLELDKLMASLSDFRVQSTPAAPVSPVVTAPQQPAAPPQASSGGSLDSMLGLLQSDLSRQGVQTSSKGNCSACQKPVVGQVVTALGRVWHPEHFVCTECETELGSRNFFEKDGRPYCESDYFTLYSPHCAHCNKPILNKMVTALDKNWHPECFCCVKCSRAFGEEGFHDREGQQYCQQCFLTLFASRCQGCSQPILENYISALNSLWHPQCFVCRECYCPFVNGSFFEHEGQPLCEAHYHQSRGSVCQACQQPILGRCVTAMGAKFHPHHLVCHFCLKPLSKGCFKEQENKPYCHPCFIKLFG